The Candidatus Polarisedimenticolaceae bacterium region GCTACCGGAAGGAGCTCGTCGACAACTGGCTCGACGGGCAGGGCGGCTCGTCCATGAAGGACGAATACCGGCAACACCCCAACGACGACGCGTATTGGGCGGTGCAGGACCTGTTCACCCGACTCGACGTCGCGCGCACGCCGATCTACCACGTCGGGGGCTGGTACGACATCTTCGACGAAGGCACGGTGCGCGCGTTCTCGGTGCTGCAGGATCAGGCGGCCGCCGGCGCGCGCTGGAACCAGAAGCTGCGGATGGGGCCGTGGACGCACGGCACGATCGGGCTGAACGTCGCGGGGGACGCGACCTACCCCTTCAACGCCCTCGACGGCGACCCCCAGAACGCCGATCTCCTGCGGTGGTTCGACTTCTGGCTGAAGGGGAAGGACACCGGAATCCTCGACGAGCCGCCGGTCCGCGCCTACGCCATGGGACCGCAGGGGCTGCAGCAGACCGCGGTCGGGAACGTCTGGCGGACGTACGCCTCCTGGCCGCCGGCGGCGGCGCGCACGAAGTACTACCTGCAGCGCCGGGGCGGCCTCGCGACGACGCTCCCCGCGTCGAACGGCGGATCGGACGTCTTCACCTACGACCCGCTCGACCCGGTTCCCACCGTCGGCGGCCCCAACCTGACGATCCCCGCGGGCCCGTACGATCAGACCGCCGTCGAGGGGCGTGCCGACGTGCTCGTCTTCACCTCGGACCCGCTTTCCGCTCCGGTCGAGATCGCCGGAAACGTCCGCGCCCGGCTGTACGCGTCGTCCTCGGCGACCGACACCGACTGGACGGTGAAGCTGGTGGACGTGTACCCCGACGGGTCGGCGCTGTCGGTGACCGACGGCGTGTTGCGCGCGCGCCACCGGAACGGGTTCGAAGGCGAGGAGCTCATGACTCCCGGGACCGTCTACACGTTCGACGTGGATCTCTGGACGACGAGCCTCGTCTTCGGCGCGAACCATCGGATCCGGCTCGAGGTCTCCTCCTCGAACGACACGCGCTTCGATCCCAATCCGAACACCGGGCACCCGTTCCGCGCGGACACGCAGAAGCAGGCGGCGACGAACACCGTGTGGCACGACCCGACGCGCGCCTCCTACGTCGAGCTCCCCGTCGTCGACCCCTCCTCGGTATCCGGTTGCGCCACGCAGACGTCGGTCGGCGGGCTGCGCGTCGACCGCGCCGCGGGGACCGCGGTGACGTTGAGCTGGAACGCGGCGGGCCCCGACTCCTGCCTGGGCGAGTACCGGGTGTTCGGCTCGAACGACCCGACGTCGTGGGCGCGCTTCGCCCGGAACCCGCTCGCACGCACCGGAGCGACGACGGAGACGCTCGACGCGCCGTACGCCTATTACCTCGTGATCGCGGGGGGAACCAACGGCGCCAACGGGCCCAGGAATTAGGGACAGCAACCTTTCAGATGGGGACAGTCACCGTATTCGAAAATGGGGACAGTCCCTGTTTTCCCGG contains the following coding sequences:
- a CDS encoding CocE/NonD family hydrolase; this encodes MRPRAAFLFVLLAVADAQAATISGRVTTSGTGAAASGRIVSATRRSSVPPGGAGASIPVEVNATTDGNGNYVLSIPDGTPGAAEMLVYTRSTLHFNELFGGVDSSANVPTVGDTSNPAVVAVDGTGTATGIDFVLDSNRADAMVTMRDGVTRLATTWWRPARTGTWPTIVVRTTYDKEGLTPGQPDFWIPAGYAIVAQDTRGRYASEGIWKPFRDDGWGANRDGYDTIEWVAAQPWSDGHVGTYGGSALGIVQYMAAGAAPPHLDAAWVLVGAPQAYHHMVFQGGSYRKELVDNWLDGQGGSSMKDEYRQHPNDDAYWAVQDLFTRLDVARTPIYHVGGWYDIFDEGTVRAFSVLQDQAAAGARWNQKLRMGPWTHGTIGLNVAGDATYPFNALDGDPQNADLLRWFDFWLKGKDTGILDEPPVRAYAMGPQGLQQTAVGNVWRTYASWPPAAARTKYYLQRRGGLATTLPASNGGSDVFTYDPLDPVPTVGGPNLTIPAGPYDQTAVEGRADVLVFTSDPLSAPVEIAGNVRARLYASSSATDTDWTVKLVDVYPDGSALSVTDGVLRARHRNGFEGEELMTPGTVYTFDVDLWTTSLVFGANHRIRLEVSSSNDTRFDPNPNTGHPFRADTQKQAATNTVWHDPTRASYVELPVVDPSSVSGCATQTSVGGLRVDRAAGTAVTLSWNAAGPDSCLGEYRVFGSNDPTSWARFARNPLARTGATTETLDAPYAYYLVIAGGTNGANGPRN